From Triticum urartu cultivar G1812 unplaced genomic scaffold, Tu2.1 TuUngrouped_contig_3292, whole genome shotgun sequence, one genomic window encodes:
- the LOC125527217 gene encoding mitochondrial inner membrane protein OXA1-like isoform X1, translating to MAFAAAARRSLALPSISDCLSRRFHPALPQLLPSNSIGDPRKPSPLPLSPATRPLRFAFSPCGTAQTLNLLPFGIHLLAGPPRRGFSSSSGDIDFADVLTGAADAWPPVAAPASFPSEVALAAGDSSIAVAAVQHLIDAVHSFTGLNWWISIALSTVLLRSVSCPLWMLARKRVYEMCQEMQQTSKLVNNAKDDASREEAERAACSSLKKYAICLLMFIS from the exons ATGGCGTTCGCCGCGGCTGCGCGGAGAAGCCTCGCCTTGCCTAGCATCTCCGATTGCCTCTCCCGCCGCTTCCATCCCGCGCTCCCCCAACTGCTCCCATCCAACTCCATCGGCGATCCCCGGAAGCCCTCGCCCCTTCCTCTCTCACCCGCAACGCGTCCGTTGCGCTTCGCGTTCTCCCCTTGCGGGACAGCTCAAACCCTAAACCTCCTTCCATTCGGCATCCACCTCCTCGCCGGGCCACCCCGCCGCggcttctcctcctcctccggcgacatTGACTTCGCCGACGTCCTCACCGGCGCCGCCGATGCCTGGCCGCCCGTGGCTGCCCCGGCGAGCTTCCCCAGCGAGGTGGCGTTGGCCGCAGGGGACTCGTCGATTGCCGTCGCGGCGGTGCAGCATCTCATCGACGCGGTCCATTCCTTCACTGGTCTGAACTG GTGGATTTCCATTGCTCTCTCCACTGTGCTCTTACGGTCTGTGTCGTGCCCATTGTGGATGCTTGCCAGGAAACGAGTATAT GAGATGTGTCAGGAGATGCAGCAAACCAGCAAGTTGGTAAATAAT GCTAAGGACGATGCATCAAGAGAAGAAGCTGAGCGTGCAGCATGTTCTTCACTCAAAAAGTATGCAATATGCTTACTTATGTTTATATC
- the LOC125527217 gene encoding mitochondrial inner membrane protein OXA1-like isoform X3: MAFAAAARRSLALPSISDCLSRRFHPALPQLLPSNSIGDPRKPSPLPLSPATRPLRFAFSPCGTAQTLNLLPFGIHLLAGPPRRGFSSSSGDIDFADVLTGAADAWPPVAAPASFPSEVALAAGDSSIAVAAVQHLIDAVHSFTGLNWWISIALSTVLLRSVSCPLWMLARKRVYAKLSSLHGVNSIQQLQIGDVSGDAANQQVGK; this comes from the exons ATGGCGTTCGCCGCGGCTGCGCGGAGAAGCCTCGCCTTGCCTAGCATCTCCGATTGCCTCTCCCGCCGCTTCCATCCCGCGCTCCCCCAACTGCTCCCATCCAACTCCATCGGCGATCCCCGGAAGCCCTCGCCCCTTCCTCTCTCACCCGCAACGCGTCCGTTGCGCTTCGCGTTCTCCCCTTGCGGGACAGCTCAAACCCTAAACCTCCTTCCATTCGGCATCCACCTCCTCGCCGGGCCACCCCGCCGCggcttctcctcctcctccggcgacatTGACTTCGCCGACGTCCTCACCGGCGCCGCCGATGCCTGGCCGCCCGTGGCTGCCCCGGCGAGCTTCCCCAGCGAGGTGGCGTTGGCCGCAGGGGACTCGTCGATTGCCGTCGCGGCGGTGCAGCATCTCATCGACGCGGTCCATTCCTTCACTGGTCTGAACTG GTGGATTTCCATTGCTCTCTCCACTGTGCTCTTACGGTCTGTGTCGTGCCCATTGTGGATGCTTGCCAGGAAACGAGTATAT GCAAAGTTGAGTTCTTTGCATGGAGTTAATTCCATCCAACAACTACAAATTG GAGATGTGTCAGGAGATGCAGCAAACCAGCAAGTTGGTAAATAA
- the LOC125527217 gene encoding uncharacterized protein LOC125527217 isoform X4: MAFAAAARRSLALPSISDCLSRRFHPALPQLLPSNSIGDPRKPSPLPLSPATRPLRFAFSPCGTAQTLNLLPFGIHLLAGPPRRGFSSSSGDIDFADVLTGAADAWPPVAAPASFPSEVALAAGDSSIAVAAVQHLIDAVHSFTGGFPLLSPLCSYGLCRAHCGCLPGNEYMRCVRRCSKPASW; encoded by the exons ATGGCGTTCGCCGCGGCTGCGCGGAGAAGCCTCGCCTTGCCTAGCATCTCCGATTGCCTCTCCCGCCGCTTCCATCCCGCGCTCCCCCAACTGCTCCCATCCAACTCCATCGGCGATCCCCGGAAGCCCTCGCCCCTTCCTCTCTCACCCGCAACGCGTCCGTTGCGCTTCGCGTTCTCCCCTTGCGGGACAGCTCAAACCCTAAACCTCCTTCCATTCGGCATCCACCTCCTCGCCGGGCCACCCCGCCGCggcttctcctcctcctccggcgacatTGACTTCGCCGACGTCCTCACCGGCGCCGCCGATGCCTGGCCGCCCGTGGCTGCCCCGGCGAGCTTCCCCAGCGAGGTGGCGTTGGCCGCAGGGGACTCGTCGATTGCCGTCGCGGCGGTGCAGCATCTCATCGACGCGGTCCATTCCTTCACTG GTGGATTTCCATTGCTCTCTCCACTGTGCTCTTACGGTCTGTGTCGTGCCCATTGTGGATGCTTGCCAGGAAACGAGTATAT GAGATGTGTCAGGAGATGCAGCAAACCAGCAAGTTGGTAA
- the LOC125527217 gene encoding mitochondrial inner membrane protein OXA1-like isoform X2, which yields MAFAAAARRSLALPSISDCLSRRFHPALPQLLPSNSIGDPRKPSPLPLSPATRPLRFAFSPCGTAQTLNLLPFGIHLLAGPPRRGFSSSSGDIDFADVLTGAADAWPPVAAPASFPSEVALAAGDSSIAVAAVQHLIDAVHSFTGLNWWISIALSTVLLRSVSCPLWMLARKRVYNYVLTTGLNPTPFHASNLHRRCVRRCSKPASW from the exons ATGGCGTTCGCCGCGGCTGCGCGGAGAAGCCTCGCCTTGCCTAGCATCTCCGATTGCCTCTCCCGCCGCTTCCATCCCGCGCTCCCCCAACTGCTCCCATCCAACTCCATCGGCGATCCCCGGAAGCCCTCGCCCCTTCCTCTCTCACCCGCAACGCGTCCGTTGCGCTTCGCGTTCTCCCCTTGCGGGACAGCTCAAACCCTAAACCTCCTTCCATTCGGCATCCACCTCCTCGCCGGGCCACCCCGCCGCggcttctcctcctcctccggcgacatTGACTTCGCCGACGTCCTCACCGGCGCCGCCGATGCCTGGCCGCCCGTGGCTGCCCCGGCGAGCTTCCCCAGCGAGGTGGCGTTGGCCGCAGGGGACTCGTCGATTGCCGTCGCGGCGGTGCAGCATCTCATCGACGCGGTCCATTCCTTCACTGGTCTGAACTG GTGGATTTCCATTGCTCTCTCCACTGTGCTCTTACGGTCTGTGTCGTGCCCATTGTGGATGCTTGCCAGGAAACGAGTATAT AATTATGTTTTGACCACAGGCTTAAACCCTACCCCTTTTCATGCTTCAAACTTACATAGGAGATGTGTCAGGAGATGCAGCAAACCAGCAAGTTGGTAA
- the LOC125527217 gene encoding uncharacterized protein LOC125527217 isoform X5 — translation MAFAAAARRSLALPSISDCLSRRFHPALPQLLPSNSIGDPRKPSPLPLSPATRPLRFAFSPCGTAQTLNLLPFGIHLLAGPPRRGFSSSSGDIDFADVLTGAADAWPPVAAPASFPSEVALAAGDSSIAVAAVQHLIDAVHSFTGGFPLLSPLCSYGLCRAHCGCLPGNEYMLKPYPFSCFKLT, via the exons ATGGCGTTCGCCGCGGCTGCGCGGAGAAGCCTCGCCTTGCCTAGCATCTCCGATTGCCTCTCCCGCCGCTTCCATCCCGCGCTCCCCCAACTGCTCCCATCCAACTCCATCGGCGATCCCCGGAAGCCCTCGCCCCTTCCTCTCTCACCCGCAACGCGTCCGTTGCGCTTCGCGTTCTCCCCTTGCGGGACAGCTCAAACCCTAAACCTCCTTCCATTCGGCATCCACCTCCTCGCCGGGCCACCCCGCCGCggcttctcctcctcctccggcgacatTGACTTCGCCGACGTCCTCACCGGCGCCGCCGATGCCTGGCCGCCCGTGGCTGCCCCGGCGAGCTTCCCCAGCGAGGTGGCGTTGGCCGCAGGGGACTCGTCGATTGCCGTCGCGGCGGTGCAGCATCTCATCGACGCGGTCCATTCCTTCACTG GTGGATTTCCATTGCTCTCTCCACTGTGCTCTTACGGTCTGTGTCGTGCCCATTGTGGATGCTTGCCAGGAAACGAGTATAT GCTTAAACCCTACCCCTTTTCATGCTTCAAACTTACATAG
- the LOC125527217 gene encoding uncharacterized protein LOC125527217 isoform X6 codes for MAFAAAARRSLALPSISDCLSRRFHPALPQLLPSNSIGDPRKPSPLPLSPATRPLRFAFSPCGTAQTLNLLPFGIHLLAGPPRRGFSSSSGDIDFADVLTGAADAWPPVAAPASFPSEVALAAGDSSIAVAAVQHLIDAVHSFTGGFPLLSPLCSYGLCRAHCGCLPGNEYMQS; via the exons ATGGCGTTCGCCGCGGCTGCGCGGAGAAGCCTCGCCTTGCCTAGCATCTCCGATTGCCTCTCCCGCCGCTTCCATCCCGCGCTCCCCCAACTGCTCCCATCCAACTCCATCGGCGATCCCCGGAAGCCCTCGCCCCTTCCTCTCTCACCCGCAACGCGTCCGTTGCGCTTCGCGTTCTCCCCTTGCGGGACAGCTCAAACCCTAAACCTCCTTCCATTCGGCATCCACCTCCTCGCCGGGCCACCCCGCCGCggcttctcctcctcctccggcgacatTGACTTCGCCGACGTCCTCACCGGCGCCGCCGATGCCTGGCCGCCCGTGGCTGCCCCGGCGAGCTTCCCCAGCGAGGTGGCGTTGGCCGCAGGGGACTCGTCGATTGCCGTCGCGGCGGTGCAGCATCTCATCGACGCGGTCCATTCCTTCACTG GTGGATTTCCATTGCTCTCTCCACTGTGCTCTTACGGTCTGTGTCGTGCCCATTGTGGATGCTTGCCAGGAAACGAGTATAT GCAAAGTTGA